In one window of Nocardia brasiliensis DNA:
- a CDS encoding glycosyltransferase family 4 protein, translating to MREVLLLCWRDTGHPQGGGSERYLEQVGAQLAARGVKVTLRTARYPGAPRREHLDGIDISRAGGRYSVYPRALAAMALGRLGLGPLRHVRPDAIIDTQNGIPFFATAAAKAPSVVLVHHGHREQWPVAGRLVGRIGWWIESRLSPRVHRHNQYLTVSLPSAEELATLGVEQARIAVVRNGAEPVPVDAPTGAAGTRTDNPCIVVLSRLVPHKQIEDALAVVARLRPTIPGLHLDVIGDGWWADNLKSDAARLGIADAVTFHGHVDERRKHELLSRAWVHVLPSRKEGWGLAVIEAAQHGVPTIGYRSSRGLTDSIIDGVTGLLVDDVPQLSEAVGELLGDHAARTVMGEKARARAREFSWEQTGNGVYEVLAAAARGEYTSGLIAPRSVS from the coding sequence CGGCCCGGGGCGTCAAAGTCACGTTGCGCACCGCCCGGTATCCGGGGGCGCCGCGCCGCGAACACCTCGACGGCATCGATATCAGCCGGGCCGGTGGCCGCTACTCGGTCTACCCGCGGGCGCTGGCCGCCATGGCGCTCGGCAGGCTCGGCCTCGGACCGCTGCGGCACGTGCGGCCCGACGCCATCATCGACACCCAGAACGGGATCCCGTTCTTCGCCACCGCGGCCGCCAAAGCGCCCTCGGTGGTGCTGGTGCATCATGGCCATCGAGAGCAGTGGCCCGTCGCTGGTCGGCTGGTCGGCCGGATCGGCTGGTGGATCGAATCGCGCCTCTCGCCCCGGGTGCATCGGCACAACCAATATCTGACCGTATCGCTGCCCTCGGCCGAAGAGCTCGCCACCCTCGGCGTCGAGCAGGCGCGGATCGCCGTGGTGCGCAACGGCGCTGAACCTGTTCCCGTCGACGCGCCGACCGGTGCCGCGGGCACCCGCACGGACAACCCGTGCATCGTCGTACTGTCGCGGCTGGTGCCGCACAAGCAGATCGAGGACGCGCTCGCCGTCGTCGCGCGGCTACGCCCCACGATTCCGGGCCTGCATCTCGATGTGATCGGCGACGGTTGGTGGGCCGACAACCTGAAATCCGATGCCGCGCGACTCGGCATCGCCGACGCGGTCACCTTTCACGGGCACGTCGACGAGCGCCGCAAGCATGAATTGCTCTCGCGCGCTTGGGTGCACGTGTTGCCCTCGCGCAAGGAAGGCTGGGGTCTCGCGGTCATCGAGGCCGCGCAACACGGCGTCCCGACCATCGGCTACCGCAGTTCCCGCGGCCTCACCGACTCGATCATCGACGGCGTCACCGGGTTGCTGGTCGACGACGTCCCCCAATTGTCCGAGGCGGTGGGCGAACTGCTCGGCGATCACGCCGCGCGCACGGTGATGGGGGAGAAGGCACGGGCGCGGGCACGGGAATTCTCTTGGGAGCAAACAGGGAACGGGGTGTACGAGGTGCTGGCCGCGGCCGCACGCGGTGAGTACACGTCCGGGTTGATCGCGCCGCGATCGGTGAGCTGA